One Pseudodesulfovibrio cashew DNA window includes the following coding sequences:
- a CDS encoding sigma-54-dependent transcriptional regulator, producing MAQILVIDDDFEVCETMESLISRLTHQSDSAHTLEEGLRLARAKDYDVIFLDVRLPDGNSLDILPEIMALPQPPEVIILTGKGDPDGAEVAIEGGAWDYLLKPSSVREISLTLGRALKYHEEKVGKIKGNGLDRSNVVGSSPSIKASLELMSQAARSDSNVLITGQTGTGKELFASTIHANSKRKSGQFVVVDCAGLTESLVESTLFGHRKGAFTGAQTDRTGLVKVADGGTLFLDEVGEMPLSLQKSFLRVLQEHTFRPVGDTREQTSDFRLIAATNRDLDEMVEQGTFRSDLLFRIKTMRIHLAPLSQRSEDIRDLARFKVARLCEQYGMGGKAFGSDFFTTLESHSWPGNVRELFNILERAVVASGDEKTLYAMHLPRTLRIQVAKSQIKRMTGTEVLEEGDCPAESVGVRKIGQEIFEDIFDEELPSLREFKGVAEKVYLGELIRQCEGDLPRILKASKLSRSHFYSLLKKYGLSL from the coding sequence GTGGCTCAAATACTGGTCATAGACGACGATTTTGAAGTTTGCGAAACAATGGAAAGCCTGATCTCCAGGCTGACCCATCAGAGCGACTCGGCTCATACTCTGGAGGAGGGCCTCCGGCTGGCGCGCGCCAAGGATTACGACGTGATATTCCTTGATGTCAGGCTGCCCGACGGCAACTCCCTGGACATCCTGCCGGAGATTATGGCCCTGCCGCAGCCGCCAGAGGTGATCATTCTCACGGGCAAGGGCGATCCGGACGGCGCAGAGGTGGCCATCGAGGGCGGTGCGTGGGACTACCTGCTCAAACCCTCCAGCGTTCGCGAGATTTCCCTGACGCTGGGGCGCGCCTTGAAATACCATGAGGAAAAGGTCGGCAAGATCAAGGGCAACGGCCTGGATCGAAGCAACGTGGTGGGCTCGAGTCCGTCCATCAAGGCGAGCCTGGAACTCATGTCACAGGCCGCCCGGTCCGATTCCAACGTGCTGATCACCGGCCAGACCGGGACCGGCAAGGAGTTGTTCGCCTCAACCATCCACGCCAATTCCAAGCGCAAGTCCGGCCAGTTCGTGGTGGTGGATTGCGCCGGATTGACGGAATCCCTTGTGGAATCGACGCTTTTCGGCCACCGCAAAGGGGCTTTCACCGGAGCCCAGACCGACCGCACCGGGCTGGTCAAGGTGGCTGACGGCGGCACGCTCTTTCTGGACGAGGTCGGCGAGATGCCGCTTTCCCTGCAGAAGTCCTTTTTACGGGTGCTTCAGGAGCATACCTTCCGGCCCGTGGGCGACACCCGAGAGCAGACCAGCGATTTCAGGCTCATAGCGGCTACCAACAGAGACCTGGACGAGATGGTGGAGCAGGGCACCTTCCGTTCCGATCTGCTTTTCCGGATCAAGACGATGCGCATTCACCTGGCCCCGCTCAGTCAGCGCAGTGAGGACATTCGCGACCTGGCCCGTTTCAAGGTGGCCCGGCTCTGCGAGCAGTACGGCATGGGCGGCAAAGCCTTTGGGTCGGATTTCTTCACGACTCTGGAGAGCCATTCTTGGCCTGGCAATGTTCGGGAATTATTCAATATTCTCGAGAGAGCCGTGGTCGCCTCCGGTGACGAGAAGACGCTCTACGCCATGCATTTGCCGCGTACCCTGCGTATCCAGGTGGCCAAGTCCCAGATCAAGCGCATGACCGGAACCGAGGTCCTGGAGGAGGGCGACTGCCCGGCGGAGTCCGTGGGTGTCCGAAAAATCGGACAGGAGATTTTCGAAGATATCTTTGATGAGGAGCTGCCCTCACTGCGCGAGTTCAAGGGCGTTGCGGAAAAGGTCTATCTGGGGGAGTTGATTCGCCAATGTGAAGGCGATCTGCCTAGAATTCTCAAGGCCTCCAAGCTTTCCCGGTCCCATTTTTACTCGTTGCTCAAGAAATACGGCTTGTCATTGTAA